The genomic region TTGAGACCTTGGAGGTTGATACCTAGCCACGCTCATACACATATTGTCTATTTCCTTTGGATTGTCGATAAATTGTCGAACCCATCCTTGATAAAATAGGCTTTTGGGATCATAATTGCTATTCTGTGTATAATTTAATTCTTGCTCAATTAAAAATAATTGAGATAAGGAAGCTATTATCTTAATAGAATTAAGATAATACGGGAAATGCTCACTTTCTAGAGCTTTTATCTCTTCTATCGGATCATTGCCATAAAAAATATTATCAAAGGCTAATAATAACTTATTCTTTAAATCTGGCCTAGCTCTTACCCTTAAATTTAAGTCTATTAATACTCTAAGGTGGTTTGGCTTAAAATTTCGATAGTTATGGCTTAGCCAGATTTGAAAGTTTCTAGCTAAATCATAATCATTTTTCAAGGATTTTGGCATCTTAGAAGGACGTATTAAATATAATTCTGCGCCGTCATCGTCTTCACAAATAATAGTTTTATCGTCAAATTTAAGATTTTCAATTAATTTTATAACTTCATCTTTCCTCGTATTATAACACCAAAAAAAGTAAGTAGTTTTTTAATAATATAGCTATTGGTTATACTTCAATTTGATACTCTACTATTTTGATTACTTCACTTTCAATTTAAAGATAAGATAAAAATTCAAGAATTCTCTTTATACTAAAATGATACCTATATAAATGGTCTTGATTTATTTTCAGTCAGCTATTAGTTAACTATATTTACTATTAATAAGTATTAAAGTATTGTAGCATAAGAAATATCTAAATAAATAGTGAGGTATAAAATGGCGTTTATAAAAGTGATGAAAAATAGTAAAGGAAAGGAGTACTTCTTATGCACACTTAGCGTCAATAAGTGTGTGCTTAGCGAAAAAAATTGGAAGCGCGGCGATGAAGTTGACTTAATAACAAGTTATAGGTGGGCTGAAGGCATATATGGCCGAATTAGTGTAAGGCAATCAAGGACAAAGAAAGGAGAGTTTGAAGCTTATTTCCGCGAGGCAGGACCAGGAAAAATGCCAATAACTATAATAGCAAGCGGGAGCCTTAAAGAGGTTATACGAATAACAAATGAGAGATTTGGCCTTGAAAATTCTGTAGAATCATAATATGAATTAATTAAATAAAATTAAAAGATATTATAAATATTATAGTTTACTTTTAGTTAATCATTATGATCTCCTGAATTATAAGAAAAATAATATAAACCATGTATGAGCTTGAAATAAAAATAGTAAATCTGGTAATGTCGTCTAAAATGAAAAAGCAATTTTGACTTTATGCCATTTGAAAACACTATTCAAAAATAGGTTCTAATCTGTGCTAGCGTCTAGAGACTAAATGATGCTAAGAATTTTATCGAAGAAAAATTTTAATTAAAATTCCCACTTTATATTGTTTTATGATCTTTGAAGATAAATCCTTCTCCATCATCCTTGGCGACATCACCAAACAACGCGTTGACGCCATTGTGAATGCGGCCAATCCCACTTTGTTAGGTGGCGGCGAGCAATCGGTCCAGGCCTACTCGAAAGCATATACGAGACATGCCTGGCCTACGAATTAAGGAACAGGGGCCACCTGGTAGAAAAACAGGTCAAACTACCCGTAATTTACAAAGGCATACAAATGGACGCAGGACTAAGAATGGATCTAATAGTAGACAACTGCATAATCATCGAGATAAAAGCGGTAGATGAACTATTACCACTACACGAAGCCCAAGTATTAACGTACCTAAAACTGACAGGTTACAGAATAGGATTATTGATAAACTTTAACTCATGTCATTTAAAAGATGGAATAAAAAGGATCGCTCACTAAAATAACTAAAAAGAATCCTCTGTGGCCTCTGTGAACCTCTGTGGTAAAAAACATGATACCTTTGTGGCCTCTGTGGTAAAACAAACATCACCATGCGTACTTTGTGGTGAAACCTTCGCCAAATCGTTTCGGCAAAATTAACACACCATATTCAGGCTTTATGAACCACTGGATAGAATGGCCTTTGCCCGCATATAGCGCTTAAGCCGATCCATGTTAACCATGGACGGGTCCTTGTAGCGCTTCAAGTCCAGGTTGTCGTTAAGGTCTGCCAGCTTGACCTTGACAGCGATGGGATTCTCTTTAACGCGTAAGATGAAGTCTTCGTAAGGCTCGCAGGTCTTGCGTGTCAGGCAGCCGAGGGCGTCCAGGACCTCTTTCGAGAACCCTAGCTTTTCGAGCATCGGGAGGTCTACGGGCGTGTCTTCTACGACGTCGTGGAGTATGGCCACGATTTTCTCGGTTTCTGTTTCTACGGATGACATTACCCTTATTGGGTGGAGTATATAGGGTGCTCCCGCCTTGTCTTTTTGCCCTGCGTGTGCGCAGGCGG from Methanocella conradii HZ254 harbors:
- a CDS encoding GxxExxY protein, whose amino-acid sequence is MGPGLLESIYETCLAYELRNRGHLVEKQVKLPVIYKGIQMDAGLRMDLIVDNCIIIEIKAVDELLPLHEAQVLTYLKLTGYRIGLLINFNSCHLKDGIKRIAH